Proteins from a genomic interval of Streptomyces sp. NBC_00820:
- a CDS encoding S1 family peptidase, which yields MRIKRTTSRSSVARRTQLIAVAAGFLAAAAFTVPTANASTTPTFSANQLTTASGSVLKADIPGTAWAVDGKNNRVVVTADSTVSQAEIAKIKQQAGADSAALVIKRTPGTFKKLISGGDAIYASSWRCSLGFNVQDSAGNYYFLTAGHCTDGAGTWWADSSHATTLGTTAGSSFPGNDYGIVRYTNSSVTKSGTVGSQDITSASTPSVGTAVTRRGSTTGIHSGTVQALNATVNYGGGDIVSGLIQTNVCAEPGDSGGPLYGGTRAYGLTSGGSGNCSSGGTTFFQPVTEALSAYGVHVY from the coding sequence GTGAGGATCAAGCGCACCACTTCCCGCAGCAGCGTTGCCAGACGGACCCAGCTGATCGCCGTGGCCGCCGGCTTCCTGGCCGCGGCGGCATTCACCGTCCCCACCGCGAACGCCAGCACCACCCCCACGTTCAGCGCCAACCAGCTCACCACCGCCAGTGGTTCCGTGCTGAAGGCCGACATCCCCGGCACCGCCTGGGCCGTGGACGGCAAGAACAACCGCGTCGTCGTCACCGCCGACAGCACGGTCTCCCAGGCGGAGATCGCCAAGATCAAGCAGCAGGCGGGTGCCGACTCCGCCGCCCTGGTCATCAAGCGCACCCCAGGCACGTTCAAGAAGCTGATCTCCGGCGGCGACGCCATCTATGCGAGTAGCTGGCGCTGCTCCCTCGGCTTCAACGTCCAGGACTCCGCGGGCAACTACTACTTCCTGACCGCCGGTCACTGCACCGACGGCGCGGGCACCTGGTGGGCGGACTCCTCGCACGCGACCACGCTCGGCACCACCGCCGGTTCCTCCTTCCCGGGGAACGACTACGGCATCGTGCGGTACACCAACAGCTCCGTGACCAAGTCGGGCACGGTCGGCAGCCAGGACATCACCAGCGCGTCCACGCCCTCCGTCGGCACCGCCGTCACCCGCCGCGGCTCCACCACGGGCATCCACAGCGGCACCGTCCAGGCGCTCAACGCGACGGTCAACTACGGCGGCGGCGACATCGTCTCCGGACTCATCCAGACCAACGTCTGCGCCGAGCCCGGCGACTCCGGCGGCCCGCTGTACGGCGGCACCAGGGCCTACGGTCTGACCTCCGGCGGCAGCGGCAACTGCTCCTCCGGCGGGACGACCTTCTTCCAGCCGGTCACCGAGGCGCTGAGTGCCTACGGAGTCCACGTCTACTGA